In Lycorma delicatula isolate Av1 chromosome 10, ASM4794821v1, whole genome shotgun sequence, a genomic segment contains:
- the LOC142330822 gene encoding venom serine carboxypeptidase-like: MLTLISYSNLFIITYVNYVYSDSVYFKNIGDLITEFNNSDNNVGDPLYLTPLIETGRIKEAQKLSQVKPFIKNVVSYSGFLTVNKQFESNLFFWFFPSTETDWNTSPVAIWLQGGPGGTSLYGLFIEIGPYSIENKDTVLLRKYSWTRKCNIIFIDSPVGTSYSFTKSIYGYAKNETAVAKDLYTAMVQFFQLFPNLQSNPFYITGESYAGKYIPALGYAIHKYNPISQIKINLQGLFIGNGLTDPVNMIPKYSEQLYALGFIDYNERIEFNKYEQSVVKAIENEDWDTATLLYTQLIIGYSFFPYPTKYKNITGLDNYYNFVNENSAKWYPYHNRFILSNFFRHAVHIGNSVHDNTKMTEISLKDDIAKSVIRWVEELVESYRIMFYNGQLDIICAYPLTENFLRKMEWSGAKQYRAAKRKIWKVGNKVAGYIKTSGKLSDVLVRNSGHMVPTDQPKWTFELFNSFIYNASL; the protein is encoded by the coding sequence atgttaacattaataagttatagtaatttatttataataacttatgTAAATTATGTGTACAGTGATAgtgtctattttaaaaatattggcgatttaataacagaatttaataacAGTGATAACAATGTTGGTGATCCACTATATTTAACACCGTTAATCGAAACCGGAAGAATAAAAGAAGCACAAAAGTTATCGCAAGtgaaaccatttattaaaaatgtagtaagttattcaggttttttaacagtgaataaacaatttgaatcaaatttatttttttggttttttccaaGTACTGAAACAGACTGGAATACATCACCGGTTGCAATATGGTTACAAGGAGGACCAGGTGGTACATCACTTTATGGATTATTTATCGAAATCGGACCATACAGCATAGAAAATAAGGATACGGTATTGTTACGTAAATATTCATGGACacgtaaatgtaatataatatttattgatagtCCAGTTGGAACTAGTTATAGCTTTACAAAATCCATATATGgttatgcaaaaaatgaaacgGCAGTCGCTAAAGATCTTTACACAGCGATGgtacaattttttcaattatttcctaatttacaATCTAATCCGTTTTATATAACCGGTGAATCATACGCTGGAAAATACATACCTGCACTCGGTTACgccatacataaatataacccgatatcacagataaaaattaatctacaagGCTTATTTATCGGTAATGGTCTAACTGATCCTGTAAACATGATACCAAAATACAGTGAACAGTTATACGCATTAGGTTTTATCGATTATAATGaaagaatagaatttaataaatacgaACAATCTGTTGTAAAAGCTATTGAAAATGAAGACTGGGACACCGCAACACTGTTATACACACAATTAATAATCGGatattcattttttccatatccgacaaaatataaaaacataacaggACTAgacaattattacaattttgttaatgaaaattcaGCGAAATGGTATCCTTATCATAATAGATTTATTCTCAGCAATTTTTTTCGTCATGCAGTTCATATCGGTAATTCAGTGCACGATAACACAAAAATGACAGAAATATCACTGAAAGATGATATAGCAAAATCTGTAATCAGGTGGGTAGAAGAATTAGTTGAAAgttatcgaattatgttttacAATGGACAATTAGATATAATATGTGCTTATCCATTAACAGAAAACTTTCTACGCAAGATGGAATGGAGCGGAGCAAAACAGTACAGAGCAGCTAAACGTAAAATATGGAAAGTCGGAAATAAAGTAGCTGGCTATATTAAAACTTCTGGCAAATTATCTGATGTGCTGGTAAGAAATTCGGGACACATGGTGCCAACAGATCAACCAAAATGGACCTTCgagttatttaatagttttatatacaatgcatctttataa
- the LOC142330821 gene encoding venom serine carboxypeptidase-like — MFQLHLILLKILLVVVKLSQSYTLLNNNDYTLKLRGNSYNIQDAGDPLFLSPLIESGRIQEAQQLSRVKPLAGDVISYSGFLTVNKEFDSNLFFWFFPSETDWNKSPVAIWLQGGPGYSGLYGLFNELGPFTIGKKTIKLRKYSWHRKSNLIFIDSPVGSGYSFTKSLSGYARNQTAVGKDLYTAMVQFFQLFPNLQSNPFYITGESYAGKYIPALGYAIHKYNPTSQIKINLQGLFIGNGLTDPVNMIPKYSEQLYALGFIDYNERIEFNKHEQSIVKAIENEDWDTATVLYTQLIIGYSFFPYPTLFNNVTGIESYYNFVNENSAKWLPFENDFVVSNYFRRLIHVGNLTRDSGSLTEKLFKSDITKSVIHLVEELIERYRIMFYNGQLDIICAYPLTENFLRKMKWSGSANYKTSKRHIWKVGNDIAGYVKEAGKLSDVLVRNAGHMVPTDQPKWAFELFNKFIYKIPLY; from the coding sequence ATGTTCCAATtacatttgatattattaaaaatattactagtgGTAGTTAAATTATCACAATCTTatactcttttaaataataatgactaTACATTAAAATTACGTGGTAATTCGTATAATATACAAGATGCAGGTGATCCATTATTTCTATCACCGTTAATCGAATCCGGACGAATTCAAGAAGCACAACAATTATCAAGAGTTAAACCGTTAGCCGGTGATGTAATAAGTTATTCAGGTTTTTTAACAGTGAATAAAGAGTTTGATTCGAatttatttttctggttttttccGAGCGAAACGGATTGGAATAAGTCACCGGTCGCAATATGGTTGCAAGGAGGACCGGGTTACTCTGGATTATACGGATTATTTAATGAGCTCGGTCCGTTTACAAtaggtaaaaaaacaattaaattgcgTAAATATTCGTGGCATCGTAaaagtaatttgatatttattgacAGTCCGGTCGGAAGCGGCTATAGTTTTACAAAATCTTTAAGCGGTTATGCGAGAAATCAAACGGCAGTGGGTAAAGATCTTTATACAGCGATGgtacaattttttcaattgtttcctAATTTACAATCTAATCCGTTTTACATAACCGGTGAATCATATGCCGGAAAATATATACCGGCACTCGGTTACGCCATACATAAATACAACCCGACatcacagataaaaattaatttacaaggaTTATTTATCGGGAACGGTCTAACAGATCCTGTAAACATGATACCGAAATACAGCGAACAGTTATACGCATTAGGTTTTATCGATTATAATGaaagaatagaatttaataaacacGAACAATCTATCGTAAAAGCTATTGAAAATGAAGATTGGGACACCGCAACAGTGTTATACACACAACTAATAATCGGATATTCATTTTTTCCATACCCGACGCTATTCAATAACGTGACTGGAATAGAAAGCtactataattttgttaatgaaaattcaGCGAAATGGTTACCGTTTGAAAATGATTTCGTAGTGAGTAATTATTTTCGTCGTTTAATACACGTTGGAAATTTGACAAGAGACAGCGGTTCAttgacagaaaaattatttaaaagtgacATTACAAAATCTGTAATACATTTAGTCGAAGAATTAATAGAACGTTACCGAATAATGTTTTATAACGGACAACTAGACATAATATGTGCTTATCCATTAACAgaaaactttttacgtaaaatGAAATGGAGCGGTTCGGCCAACTATAAAACAAGCAAACGTCATATCTGGAAAGTAGGAAATGATATTGCAGGTTACGTAAAAGAGGCGGGTAAATTGTCTGATGTTTTAGTTAGAAATGCCGGTCACATGGTGCCGACGGATCAACCAAAGTGGgcgtttgaattatttaataaatttatttataaaattcctttgtattaa
- the LOC142331792 gene encoding venom serine carboxypeptidase-like: protein MTMSVVLIILSLSLININIVLCSDKSLHNFIDNDDQFNNVNDGNRNDGPGTPLFLTPLIESGKIEEAKKKATVKPFLKSIHSYSGYLTVNKEFNSNIFFWFFKSEQNWQKSPVTVWLQGGPGASSLFGLFVENGPYILENKKLHKRYHSWHKNSNIIFIDNPVGTGFSFTESDDGYVKNQTIIGEQLYNAIKQFFSLFPVLKNNEFFITGESYAGKYVPALGYTIHKYNLLENNDFKINLKGLLIGNGLTDPVNMLKYGDYIYELGLVDFNDLRVFHDYEKKITDNIKRQNWSEATDLFGKLILGYHYYPEGSLFGNLTGIKEHYNYVDEKSGKWTNDHINFVNSDLFRRSVHVGNKTYNKSQKVALILKEDILKSVISWVIELLDHYRIVFYNGQLDIICAYPLTENFLKNMKWKGSHEYSNAKRQIWNVGNNVAGYFKIAGNLTEVLVRNAGHLVPTDQPLSGHVLFNKFIFNANLSDSDYSL, encoded by the coding sequence ATGACAATGTCTgttgtacttattattttatctttatctttgattaacattaatattgttttgtgTTCGGATAAAagtcttcataattttattgataatgatgatcAATTTAATAACGTAAATGATGGAAATCGCAACGATGGACCTGGAACACCACTTTTTCTTACGCCGTTAATCGAATCTGGCAAAATTGAAGAAGCAAAGAAAAAAGCAACagttaaaccatttttaaaaagtattcatagtTATAGTggttatttaacagttaataaagaatttaattcaaatatatttttttggttttttaaaagtgAACAAAATTGGCAGAAGTCACCGGTCACTGTTTGGTTACAAGGTGGTCCTGGTGCATCTTCGTTATTTGGTTTATTTGTGGAAAACGGACcgtatattttagaaaataaaaaattacataaacggTATCATTCTTggcataaaaattcaaatattatttttattgataatcctGTCGGTACTGGGTTTAGTTTCACCGAATCAGATGATggttatgttaaaaatcagactatTATTGGTGAACAATTATATAACgctatcaaacaatttttttcattatttccagttttaaaaaataatgaattttttattactggtgAATCTTACGCTGGTAAATATGTACCGGCTCTCGGTTAtactattcataaatataatctgttagaaaataatgattttaaaataaatttaaaaggtcTTCTCATCGGTAACGGTTTAACTGATCctgttaatatgttaaaatatggcgattatatttatgaattaggtttagttgattttaatgatttaagaGTTTTTCACGATTATGAAAAGAAGATTACCGATAACATTAAAAGACAAAATTGGAGCGAAGCTACAGATCTCTTcggtaaattaattttaggatATCATTATTATCCAGAAGGTTCATTATTTGGTAATCTTACCGGAATCAAAGAACATTATAATTATGTCGATGAAAAGTCCGGTAAATGGACCAATgatcacattaattttgttaatagtgATTTATTCAGACGATCTGTACATGTCGgaaataaaacttacaataaatcacagaaagtggcattaattttgaaagaagatattttaaaatctgtCATATCGTGggttattgaattattagatCATTATCGTATCGTCTTTTATAATGGACAATTAGATATTATTTGCGCATATCCGTTgactgaaaattttctaaaaaatatgaaatggaaaggTTCTCATGAATATTCTAATGCTAAGAGACAAATTTGGAACGTTGGAAATAATGTAGCCGGTTATTTCAAAATCGCTGGTAATTTAACAGAAGTACTTGTTAGAAATGCCGGCCATTTAGTACCAACCGATCAACCTTTATCGGGccatgtattatttaataaatttatttttaatgccaaTTTATCTGACAGcgattattctttataa